The following proteins are encoded in a genomic region of Cryptomeria japonica chromosome 11, Sugi_1.0, whole genome shotgun sequence:
- the LOC131860161 gene encoding putative leucine-rich repeat receptor-like serine/threonine-protein kinase At2g24130, producing MGGKISTRGDVYSYGILLLELLTRRRPTDKMFVEGINLPKWASMHFPNKITEVVDNQLLRNVEELNKVMVLGCLSEFMQIGLICAREDPHQRPTMVETVQRLEKITSVFLGIPRAFHLPIDISPLLEGTSNPRNTNEENFESWSTSTS from the coding sequence ATGGGTGGAAAAATTTCAACCAGAGGAGATGTATATAGCTATGGAATTCTGCTTTTAGAATTGTTGACAAGGAGGAGACCAACAGATAAAATGTTTGTAGAAGGTATTAATCTGCCAAAATGGGCAAGCATGCATTTTCCAAATAAGATCACAGAAGTGGTGGACAACCAGCTGCTTAGAAATGTTGAAGAGTTAAATAAAGTAATGGTATTGGGATGTCTTTCTGAATTCATGCAAATAGGGTTGATTTGCGCAAGGGAAGATCCACACCAACGCCCAACAATGGTGGAGACTGTTCAGAGATTAGAAAAAATAACTAGTGTATTTCTTGGTATTCCTAGAGCTTTTCATTTGCCCATAGATATCTCACCTTTGCTTGAGGGTACCAGTAATCCAAGAAATACcaatgaagaaaattttgaaagtTGGTCAACATCTACATCTTAG
- the LOC131855875 gene encoding putative leucine-rich repeat receptor-like serine/threonine-protein kinase At2g24130 translates to MSLVGTISPFLGNLSFLRVLALRNNSFHGQIPPQLGRLFRLRILRLSINELEGFIPSTLADCRSLQRLILSYNNLSGNIPSELGLLSHLKTFNLAINQLIGTIPIELSMLTQLNQLYLSENYLSGSLPSEFGMLTKLKELWLGLNNLVGVIPASLSNCTHLQILKLYDNQLIGHIPWEFGKLSELQILLVWKNQLSREIPASLSNCTQLQKLDLDGNQISGTVPLEFGKFLQLQWFSVGKNNLTGKNDELSFLTALTNCSSLQLLDLSDNYLIGILPTSVSQLSSQLYSMNLNQNEIEGNIPSGMGNLTNLATLDLHDNHFNGTIPSTLGQLLNLERLYLDKNNLCGGIRTSLGDAKRLGLLSLSENMISSQIPDALGNLPQLRYLIFHHNQLSGKVPASLGRCVNLEKMDLSYNKLEGNIPLEWANLVNLQFYFNVSSNLLQGSILIMNKMAMVHAIDVSLNKFSGEIPAALSSCTNLQYLNLSWNSFYNSIPALVTNLKNLEVIDLSENNLSGTIPMAIQKMKMLQHINLSSNKLIGEVPKEGVFATIDQSAISGNVGLCGKWINLPPCLDYKHKQLSTSIKVIVPIMIGIAIFIMSSILLIFYRRRHINQNTIQFDIGPKKIAYEELVDATGGFSQTNQLGVGSFGSVYRGILTNGTHVVVKVFNLQDENAVQSFQRECNVLKRVRHRNVIKIISAYSSSDFKALVLPFMSNGSLERWLYPEREDECKLSLADQLKIAKEIAQGMEYLHHYCFVEVIHCDLKPNNVLLGDDMTSYIADFGITRLFFENSMDSVY, encoded by the coding sequence ATGTCTTTAGTGGGCACCATCTCTCCTTTCCTTggcaatctttcttttcttagagtACTTGCTCTTAGGAATAACAGTTTTCATGGCCAAATTCCACCTCAGCTGGGAAGGCTCTTTCGCCTTAGAATACTTAGATTATCTATAAATGAATTAGAAGGCTTCATTCCCTCCACTTTGGCTGATTGCCGTTCTTTACAACGCCTCATTCTATCTTATAACAATCTGAGTGGCAACATTCCCTCTGAGCTAGGCCTTCTTTCACATTTAAAAACATTTAATTTAGCAATCAACCAACTGATAGGTACAATCCCTATTGAGTTGAGTATGCTTACTCAACTGAATCAACTTTATCTTAGTGAAAACTACTTATCAGGATCGCTTCCTAGTGAATTTGGTATGCTTACTAAACTCAAAGAGCTTTGGCTTGGTCTGAACAACTTGGTAGGAGTGATTCCCGCTTCCCTTTCGAATTGCACTCATCTCCAAATTTTGAAGTTATATGATAATCAATTAATTGGTCACATTCCCTGGGAATTTGGCAAACTATCAGAATTACAAATATTGCTTGTATGGAAAAACCAACTCAGTAGAGAAATCCCAGCCTCCCTCTCCAATTGCACTCAACTTCAAAAACTTGATTTAGATGGTAACCAAATAAGTGGCACTGTGCCATTGGAGTTTGGAAAATTTCTCCAACTTCAATGGTTTTCGGTAGGGAAAAATAATCTCACTGGAAAAAATGACGAGCTGTCTTTTCTAACGGCCTTGACTAATTGCTCCTCCTTACAACTTCTAGACTTGTCTGATAATTATCTCATCGGGATTTTGCCTACTTCTGTTAGCCAACTATCAAGCCAATTGTATTCCATGAATTTGAATCAAAATGAAATTGAGGGAAACATACCAAGTGGTATGGGGAATCTTACAAATTTGGCAACCTTAGACTTACATGACAATCATTTCAATGGGACCATTCCATCCACTCTCGGTCAACTTTTGAATCTTGAAAGATTGTATTTGGACAAAAATAATTTATGTGGAGGAATACGAACAAGTTTAGGTGATGCGAAAAGGCTTGGATTGCTATCATTGAGTGAAAACATGATTTCAAGTCAAATTCCAGATGCTCTTGGAAATCTTCCACAACTAAGGTATCTTATTTTTCATCACAATCAACTTTCAGGGAAAGTGCCTGCCAGTTTAGGGAGATGTGTCAATTTGGAAAAGATGGACTTATCTTACAACAAACTAGAAGGAAACATACCTCTTGAATGGGCAAATCTTGTGAATCTCCAATTTTACTTCAATGTCTCTAGCAATTTGTTACAAGGTTCTATTTTAATAATGAATAAAATGGCAATGGTTCACGCTATAGATGTGTCTCTCAACAAATTCTCAGGTGAAATTCCAGCTGCATTGTCAAGTTGCACAAACTTGCAATATTTGAATCTTTCATGGAATTCATTTTACAACTCAATACCAGCATTAGTCACAAATCTAAAAAATCTTGAAGTCATTGATCTCTCAGAAAATAATTTGTCAGGTACAATCCCAATGGCTATCCAGAAAATGAAAATGCTTCAACATATTAATCTCTCTTCAAACAAATTAATAGGAGAGGTTCCAAAGGAAGGAGTTTTTGCAACAATTGATCAGTCAGCAATTTCAGGAAATGTTGGACTTTGTGGCAAATGGATTAATTTGCCACCGTGCTTGGATTATAAGCACAAACAACTCTCAACCTCCATAAAGGTGATAGTACCAATTATGATTGGCATTGCAATCTTTATTATGTCTTCCATACTCCTAATTTTCTATAGAAGGAGACATATTAATCAAAATACCATTCAATTCGACATTGGGCCTAAAAAAATTGCCTATGAAGAACTTGTAGATGCAACTGGTGGGTTTAGCCAAACTAATCAGCTAGGAGTTGGTAGTTTTGGATCTGTTTATAGAGGGATTCTCACCAATGGTACACATGTTGTTGTTAAAGTTTTCAATTTGCAGGATGAAAATGCCGTCCAAAGTTTTCAAAGAGAATGCAATGTGTTAAAAAGAGTTAGGCATCGCAATGTGATCAAAATCATTTCGGCTTATTCTAGCTCTGATTTTAAAGCATTGGTTCTTCCATTCATGTCAAATGGAAGTTTGGAGAGATGGTTATATCccgaaagagaagatgaatgtaaaTTAAGTTTGGCTGACCAATTAAAAATAGCAAAAGAGATAGCacaaggaatggaatatctacatCATTATTGCTTTGTGGAAGTCATTCATTGTGATCTAAAACCTAATAATGTGTTGTTAGGTGATGATATGACTTCATATATAGCAGACTTTGGCATTACAAGACTCTTTTTTGAGAATTCGATGGATTCAGTGTACTAA